One genomic segment of Gemmatimonadaceae bacterium includes these proteins:
- a CDS encoding type II toxin-antitoxin system RelE/ParE family toxin yields MELFSKEKGLRDALKSEAACRRHYGTNVCKKIRLRIEALNAADSLADFWPPKSGPERCHELKGNRSGIFSMDVKQPYRLLLKPIEEQGPADRSDEKERWKTIRSIELLGIEDTHG; encoded by the coding sequence GTGGAGTTATTCTCCAAAGAAAAAGGCCTGCGAGATGCGCTTAAGAGCGAGGCGGCGTGTCGACGTCACTACGGCACTAACGTGTGCAAGAAAATCAGGCTAAGAATCGAGGCACTGAACGCGGCCGATTCTCTGGCTGATTTTTGGCCGCCCAAATCGGGGCCAGAACGGTGCCATGAGCTGAAAGGCAATAGATCTGGAATTTTTTCTATGGACGTGAAGCAACCGTATCGGCTGCTCTTGAAACCGATTGAAGAACAGGGTCCGGCCGACCGCTCCGATGAAAAGGAGCGCTGGAAAACAATTAGGAGTATAGAGTTGCTTGGGATCGAGGATACCCATGGCTAG
- a CDS encoding HigA family addiction module antitoxin — protein MASQQKPVELEGVRHPGEQVLEYLEFYGWSQRDLARRAGLTPKTISEICNGKAPISPPTALAFEKVLERPAHFWLGLQRKFDEAVARRYELSLLADWEDWQHRFPLKEMKRLDYTLPPGRSNTDVLLNFFGVSSPESWNSVWKASGVAYRQTRRFKTKEESVAAWVREAELIAREFDFVEFDERRLRSSLPELRKLTRNRVAATIDPVQELCSAAGVAVVWVPELPNTGISGCTRWVSDTRVLVALTLRYKTDDQMWFTLFHELGHVLLHKNKRSFVIDNAAEDLTDRIVDPEMQQYEAEANRFAADTLIPARALSEFIRGETFTNESIHEFAESEGIGPGIVVGRLQHDGVLEPHQGNTLKQKLAWKSTGED, from the coding sequence ATGGCTAGCCAACAAAAACCGGTTGAATTGGAAGGCGTTCGGCACCCTGGCGAGCAGGTGCTGGAATACCTGGAGTTCTACGGCTGGTCCCAAAGGGATTTAGCGCGTCGGGCCGGTCTTACACCTAAGACGATCAGTGAAATCTGCAATGGCAAAGCGCCAATAAGCCCGCCGACGGCCCTCGCGTTTGAAAAGGTCCTTGAGAGGCCCGCGCATTTTTGGCTCGGACTCCAGCGGAAGTTTGATGAAGCGGTAGCACGTCGTTACGAGCTCTCCCTTCTTGCAGATTGGGAGGACTGGCAACATCGGTTTCCTCTAAAGGAAATGAAACGCCTGGATTACACGCTGCCGCCCGGCCGTTCAAATACAGACGTGCTCCTGAACTTCTTTGGTGTTTCATCTCCAGAAAGCTGGAACTCTGTTTGGAAAGCTTCTGGAGTTGCGTACCGTCAAACGAGAAGATTCAAAACGAAGGAAGAGTCGGTTGCAGCATGGGTGCGGGAGGCGGAGCTGATCGCGAGAGAATTCGATTTTGTAGAATTCGACGAACGGCGACTGCGTTCATCGTTGCCAGAGTTACGAAAGCTCACTAGAAACAGAGTTGCTGCGACCATTGATCCGGTACAAGAGCTTTGTTCAGCCGCGGGCGTCGCCGTTGTTTGGGTACCGGAACTGCCGAATACGGGAATAAGCGGATGCACACGATGGGTCTCGGATACGAGAGTTCTTGTTGCCCTAACACTTCGCTATAAGACGGATGACCAAATGTGGTTCACCCTGTTTCATGAGTTAGGACACGTCCTACTACATAAGAACAAACGCTCATTTGTGATTGATAATGCAGCCGAGGATCTCACCGACCGCATCGTGGATCCTGAAATGCAGCAGTATGAGGCGGAGGCAAATCGCTTCGCAGCAGATACACTTATTCCGGCACGAGCCCTATCTGAGTTCATACGTGGTGAAACATTCACCAATGAATCCATTCATGAATTCGCGGAAAGCGAAGGTATTGGGCCGGGTATCGTTGTTGGCCGCCTGCAACATGATGGCGTCTTGGAGCCGCATCAGGGGAACACACTGAAGCAGAAACTTGCTTGGAAATCAACAGGAGAGGATTGA
- a CDS encoding site-specific DNA-methyltransferase gives MFSTNSVVRGDAREVLKSFPDNSVDCVVTSPPYYLQRDYGGPSQIGCESSPEEYVGALVSVFEECRRILKTNGTFWLNLGDKYFDGQLLGMPWRVALALQSSGWLLRSDIIWHKANAMPSSVRTRPTTDHEYVFFFSRAKDYFYDADAVREPHITFSPETKMRGGRGHFGKRGGTPEAGKNGGNSNLHNARWDQAFHPNGRNRRTVWRIPLSKFPDAHFAVFPEDLVEVCLKAGCPKNGIVLDPFLGSGTTAVVAQRLSRNYVGIDSNEDYCRMSEQRLASQLTLAVEG, from the coding sequence GTGTTTAGTACAAACTCTGTCGTCCGTGGTGACGCGCGCGAGGTGCTGAAGTCGTTCCCCGACAACTCCGTCGACTGTGTTGTCACCAGCCCACCCTATTATCTCCAGAGAGACTACGGAGGGCCAAGCCAGATTGGTTGTGAATCATCTCCCGAAGAGTACGTCGGTGCATTGGTCAGTGTTTTCGAAGAGTGCCGTCGCATTCTCAAGACCAACGGCACGTTCTGGCTCAATCTCGGGGACAAATATTTCGACGGACAGTTGCTCGGAATGCCTTGGCGGGTTGCTCTCGCACTCCAATCCTCGGGATGGCTCCTGCGTTCCGACATCATTTGGCACAAGGCCAATGCCATGCCATCCTCCGTACGAACCAGACCAACCACCGATCACGAGTACGTCTTCTTTTTTTCGAGAGCCAAAGACTATTTCTACGACGCAGACGCCGTCCGCGAGCCGCACATTACGTTTTCACCCGAAACCAAAATGCGGGGAGGACGAGGGCACTTTGGCAAGCGCGGTGGAACACCCGAAGCGGGCAAGAATGGGGGGAACTCGAATTTGCACAACGCGCGGTGGGATCAAGCCTTTCATCCAAATGGTAGAAACCGCCGTACCGTTTGGAGAATACCGCTGTCGAAATTCCCGGACGCGCATTTTGCGGTTTTTCCAGAAGACCTCGTGGAGGTTTGTCTGAAGGCCGGTTGCCCCAAGAACGGGATAGTGTTGGACCCATTCCTTGGTAGCGGAACTACGGCCGTTGTAGCTCAACGGCTCAGCCGCAATTACGTAGGAATCGACTCCAATGAAGACTATTGTCGAATGTCCGAACAACGTCTTGCCAGCCAATTGACCCTCGCGGTGGAGGGTTAG